From Syngnathus typhle isolate RoL2023-S1 ecotype Sweden linkage group LG5, RoL_Styp_1.0, whole genome shotgun sequence:
ACCCTTTCTCTCATTCAGTAAATTTGGATAGTCTCCAGCTCACCCGtaaccctaatgaggacaaacagCATATcctgtagaaaatggatggaagataataataatattcggtggcttggtggcgcactggttagcacgtccgcttcacagtttggAGATGGTGATACTTTGACATGAAAAGATGAATGAAACcaacagagatcaaaagaccaGCATTCATTTCGATGTATGTATTTACATCTGCAACTGAGAGCCTacacaatttagaaaataacTCTATTTGCAATCAGACTACCGTAATCttcagactataaattgcgtttttttttcatagtttggggaggggggcgacttatactcaggagcgacttatatacatatatatgggggttttttcacttttttgggcattttatggctggtgcgacttatactccggtgcgatttatagtccgaaaattacggtacgtttTAAATACGTATGTATTCAAACAGTGGTTTTCTATAGGAATCTTACCCAGCACAGCATCAAATCTGTGAAATGCTATACCTGGTTAATCAATAACATCTTTTGCCTCATTGCTGTAATATATCATCAATATTTATTCTGACTAGACATTTCTTTAAAAATGCAGTAACTCTCTCCTAAAATTTTGACTTTTATGGACTTTAACTCTGTAATAAATACTTAAGTCATCAAGACTGGTAAATGGAATAGATTTATGCTACTCTACATTTAAGAGGAAATAATCATGTCCGAAGCCTCACATTCAGAGATTTCTACCAACATTGTGAGAAATCTTTAACATGAGCAGTGTCTTCATATACTAAATTAATTATGGTTATTATAATAACCAATTGTGAATAATCACATAAAGGAAATTTGAGCAAATGTGTCATTTCAGAAGTGGGTAATTATCGCATTAATCCATACCCAAGAAGTAGCTCTTAAAGGTTAGAGACTCTTAATCTAAAACCTTCCACTTCTGCCCCCTGACGATTTGATGAGGCCATTAATCTTATCTTGCTGCTCAATGAAGGCTCTCCCTAAAAATTTGGTTGCTTTCACATAACTTCAATTGGTATTTCTGTAGATTTCTGAGTTTGTTTTGCTGTTGCCATCGTACATTACATTAGTAAAGATTAATGAGGCCATCCCAGAAAGTACAAATGAGAGTCAGagtctttctttctcttaacCCAGGTAGCCTTTCCATTATTTTAACAAAGTACAATATTTATGACAATATAAAACTTTGTCCCACTATTATTTGTATTCCACCCATAGACGGCTTTCTGGCTTTCATGTTGTTTGCATCCCTATAACAAGTATAAATGTCCTTCCAGATAAAAGTAACAAATCAATAAGTAAActaaaacatctttttttttaaatattgctttaaataatacatttaaaaaacataATAAATGGTACAATAGAATGATCAGTTTCTATGCTAAAAGACTTCTTAAGACATATTGACTCTTTTAATATAGTGTATTGTGTGTCTGGCCCTACTCAAAAACAAAGATATACTTAGATCTTGTCCTTCTTTTGGTCTACAGGTCATTCATCAATTCCACTCAGCCGGTAAATGGTTAAGCGGTTAAAGGATACCTAATTATTTGTAttatcttgtttgtttgtttgtttgtttgtttgtttgttttattgcatGGCTTTATTATCCTAACTAATTATTTGAGAAAGTAAGCAACTAACATCACGTATATGCAATTACTTGGGCTTGTTTTATTCTCTGAGAGCAAAGTCACAACATAGGTTCCTCTATGACCGGAACAATATAATTATAAAACAATATAATAAAGTTTATAATATAGTTCATTCATTAAAATAACTCACTGTAGAAAATAACCAAGGTGATCAGAATAATGTTAGAGAAGCTTTAATGGTAAACCAGTATTTGAAATGTAATAATTTGAAATTAGAtcagataaaataaaaaggtggcggctcggtggagcactgggtagcaggTCCGCCTCACCTTGGGTGTGGTGGAGCCTATccaagctgactttgggcagtaggaggcgggggacaccctgaactgcttgccagccaatcgcagggtacacagacaaacaaccattcacacacaccTAGGgggaatttggagtggtcaatcagcCTACTATACATGTTTTTGGTATgtgagaggaaaccggagtgcctggaggaAACCCAGGCATGGGgataacatgcaaacttcattCAGGAATATTTAAAATACtatgttaaattaaaaaaaaacataaattttCTAGTGGTTCAAATCTTCCTAATCACATTTCTACTATGCTTCCCACCAGTTTTGAATACCTCATTGGCAGGCCAAAGAAATTCCCTTACCTATCACGCCGCACACGACCCCAAGAAGTGGCTATTGCAGTTTTGGGATTGGGGGCGCTGGTAAGAAATGCCCATCCTGTGTTGAATACTGGTATTACATCTTTCAATAgctcacatttttatttttagaaattaATTGAGGGCCACTCTGAGTGGGGGCAAGGGCCGTATGCGGCCCACGGGCCACCAGTTATCCACCCCTGCGCTATTTCATCACCCCGGTCCGCTTTCTCCCCGCCCCCGTTGACTGACGTAGGAGCGAAGACAATTTAGTCCCACCTGCGAATTTCCTTGTCAGTCTGCCACAGCGCGTCCGCGGAGCATGTTCGTGTCTGCTGGACTATCATAAATTCACCGAAGAATGAATAGATTCCCATTTGTAAGTTTTCGCCACTCTTTCTTGGGATAAGCGGCTTAAAGACACTTTTACTCGACAATATTGGAGCATATTTTGTTTAACATAGCGCGTCGTAAATGCTCGTCCTGGCCGCCAGTCGGTCTGTATTCTCGAAAGAGAGGAATAAGTACTTGTTTTTTCTCTGACGCTACTCTTGAGTGTGACAGTTAAGATACCGGGAAAAGTTTTATAGTTTTTTCCCCCGGTGATCGTGTCTAACTGTATAGTTATTTCAAATATGTGTGCTGGAAGGAGTTCGTTAACACCTCCATGTCAAAATTTGCCCGTGAAGACATGTGAAATTCTTCACCGTAACTCGTTCAAGTTACCCTAATTTACTCCTCAAAAGTGATTCGATAGTTCCCACTTATGGTTTCTTGTGTGGCATTATGCACGGCATTTTGACCATCACGCGTTATTTATAGGAATTTGTGAATTTTATAAATGCCACCCCACATAATTAGGTCCACTTCAACCTGTGAAAATATAATGATCTCCAAAATTGAGTAAAATACAGACTTTGAAAAGTTCTCCTCATTAAACGACAAGTGAGCGCCTGGCTTACATCCCAAAAAATCCATTTGGCATGATTTTGTTATTTGGGGTGGTTGAAGTGGGCATAAGTAGAAATTTTAGTGAAGATCTGTTTTCTGATGTCAAGCACCATTAAGCTTTTGCTATGGATAGGATAACCCTTTATGTCCATAATATTAAAACTATTGTAAGATTGGTCACATAATTTCTTTATGGAGATGAAAAGGCTGAATCTAAGgctaataaaattcaaaattttaaaaCGATTAGTCTAATATTTTCAGGTTAAAGTTTGCGTGAGTAGAGAAGTGCATATGAACTTAAATGGAAAGTTTGCAGTTGTCACATGACATGACAGGAGTACATGATAAATATCATGAAAGCGGGGGGAAGGCACCTTTCTCCAGCCCAATCTCGTGCCTCAGTAGGTACCAGATCTACTCGGGTGTTCGGTTGGGCTTGGGGGCCTGCGACTGTTGACTTATGGACTTATGATCGTTTTGATTTATCGTCATTGTGCACCAGCCAAACCCAAACGGCCTACAATAGTAAACCTTCAGAGTTGCCCCTGTTGTGCAAGAAAAGTAATGCGTCACCATTGGAATTATTTCAGACCAGACCAGATAAggagctgtaagtggaaatggAAGGTTGAACAGAATTCTTTTGTAAACTTTTGCTTAAACTATCACTCAGCCTGGTACTGCTAATCCTGTTTGCGCAATATATTGATTATAAAAGCCAGGTCCTTCATTAAATCTCACTGATCCATGTTGTGTTGACACGAGCCATGTaattttctgctttttttttttgtacaaactaCAAAATCAAACAGAATATGAATAACATTGAACATTTTCTGTGCTGTCTAGTTCAGGCCATTCCTATTGGAAGGATTTAAGCTGACGTACAGCGCAGCTCATTGATTGGTCAATTAGTGGGCAAATTGTAACACGTTTAATATGTATACTTGAGAAAAAAGGCGAGTGGGTGGATTTTCTATTTTGTATTCATGTAGTGCCACAGGACCACTTTTAATGTTGTTCCTTGTTTCAAACTATTTCAAAATTTGCAGTGTCAAATGTCCAAAGTTAAAAAGCTAAAGGCATGACTGAAAGGTAGGCTTACCTTAGCCTTCTGTGAGCCTCCCCTCTCCCCTCCCACTCCGTCGGTAAAGTAGTAACCTCAGCCTTTGCAATTACAAAATCACATTGTCATACTGCGATGATTTTGTAAATGCATGACAATTTAATGGCAGGAGCTGGACTGCCGCGCCAAGTCTATTTTAGCGTGTCTGTGACGCTGCGCTACGCCTCAACGTGTTGTAGCGTACTGTGCTGCATGCCCCTTGCGCATCTGGACCCAAAGTAGATTTTAGATGAGCTAAAAGTAGTTTTAACTTGTGGCACAGGTGGTGGGATGTGATTTTGGTAGATTTAAATGAGACCCAGGCAGAAATATTCTAAGGTCTGTGGATGTGTGTGGTGCATGTATACTGTAAACGCACATGGTCCTTGCCAAGCTCTTTCACGGACACCACCAAGTCAATTtctgcttccataatgttaagGACTGTGTGCACTTTAAGTACCCTAATTTTAATGAGGATCAAAGAAGCCGCTCAGATACGCCGGAAGTCGGCTGAAGTCCATCCCACTTTTGCTGCTTCTCTGTTGTGGGAATTGAAAGAAATCAAATGTTTCCAAAACAGACTCTAAATTGCCCCATAGGTGTATTTGTGAGTATGAATCATTGATTGTCAAGATGTGCCCTGTAAGGTGCCGGCGACTAACTTGCGCCCTGACACCCAAGGTCAGCTGGAATTAGAAGCTGGCTCACCCATGAGGATGTAAATATTCTCAGTCATCactgttgtttattttactTAAAATAATCTGAGGATTTAGTGGGACATTGAATGAACATTAAACAATACTGGGAGGCAACCAAACATATCCATTTCACTGGCTGAAGAGGTGTGTACTGTCTGTTTCTCCACAGGTCATTTCTATTTTGATTGGTTTGTTTGCATCCACTGCCTCATTTCCTTGGGCTGACCTCGACTTGTATATCAGGACCCAGCGGGAAGTCCGCTGCAAAGATGAGGAGTACCGCAGCGGCAACATCTGCTGCTTAAAGTGCCCAGCTGGTAAGGCAAATGCAGTCTTAAGTGTCTTAGCCCATTGACACCGTAGGCTTGGCTCTCACAAATAAGAAGTCGCAATTGGGATTGTTGACGCTTTTGTTTATGGGACAAATTTGAGGTTGATGCATCTTTTAAATGGTGACAGTTTTGTGCCTGTTTCAGGTACCCATCTTAAGTCGGCCTGCACTACGCCTGGTGAAGTGGGGCAGTGTGAGGAATGTGAAGATGGAACACACACTCAGCATGCCAATGACTTCACACGATGTAGCAGATGCACCCTGTGTCGTTCAGGTATATTGTGCTTGGTGAACTGGCAGAGAAGAATGATGAGGATAAATTCCATGACACGAggtcttatttttattcttattttgtgGTTGCAGATCAGGTGATTTTCCGGCCTTGCAGTCACACTCAAGACGCTGAATGTCACTGCAAAGCAGGAGGTTTCTGTGACCCTGAAGAAGCATGTGAGACGTGCATAAAGTGTTCAAGGTGAAGATGTACACTTTCCTCATTCATGACAGATAAaagttgtttctttctttgcttcaAATGTTGTTTGCCTGCCTCTCTCTGAATTAGTTGCGAGAAGGATAAAGAGGTTGTTCGGAACTGCACTGCTACCTCCAACACAGAGTGCAAGGAAATACCAACGCAGTCAAACTCTTCCTCAGGTATCGTAGAAGGTAGGTTTAATTGCCTTTCTGAAGGCAACAAACTTGCATTACGTATTAGGTCTAAAATGTACAGAAGTGGATAAGAGCCAGTGAAGGAAGAAAGAGGTTGGCAGCATTCTCACTTTTAATTTTAGAATTCTGACTTTTAAAGTGAGGGTTCTGAGATTAAATCTACTCATTCAATTCTAagatcaagtaaaaaaaaaaaaaaaaaaaaactcactttaAAGAATGTAGTTGAATCCTCCCTTTTTAAACAAGAATCCtgccaaccttttttttttcttttttctcttcactGGCATTAATCCTCCTCCTTGAATGTcagcttttgcatgtttgaaattagttttaatataccgtattttccgccctgtaaggcgcacctaaaaacctaaatttttatcaaaagtcaacagtgcgccttatagtccggtgcgccttatatatggatcaagtgatgaatttgttgagccatactggttgtacacagtgctcataggtacataggtaagtagtaccaatgcgttagagcaaactttagtcagttctgatcattttataggagatcgtttgagaaacgcgattgtttacactttgctgaggctcatgggagattgtgagctgagggtcatgggtttttgtggatggctaatgctataacgatagctgctatacgcgcgaggctatttcatgtcaaaataggctgctctgttcatgtttcgagtaaatctacagatcaaaaaggaaagggaaacataggtaagtagtaccaatgcgttagattgaactttagtcagttctgatcattttataggagatcgtttgagaaacgcgattgtttacactttgctgaggctcatgggagattgcgagctgagggtcatgggtttttgcagatggctaatgctataacgatagctgctatacgcgcgaggctatttcatgtcaaaataggctgctctgttcatgtttcgagtaaatctacagatcaatacggaagggaaacataggtacgtagtaccaatgcgttagatcgaactttagtcagttctgatcattttataggagatcttttgagaaacgcgattgtttacagagggctcgttggttattggctagtgcgtgcataccgcaaccctactCAACCTCAGtgtgttgcagtaaagcttctattttatgcgccttatagtccggtgcgccttatatatggacaaagttttaaaatgggccgttcatcgaaggtgcgccttataccccggtgcgcctaatagggcggaaaatacggtacttcataATGACTGATTGGATTTTCCCCCTCCCCATAGGAGCTGCTGCGTCCACTTTAGCCCCGCTTTCTCTACAGACTCGGACCCCCAACACAACCCACACATACCATCTTTTTACCTGCGGTGAGGGGAGATAAAAcgcactataagtcgcaccggagtataagtcgcaccagccataaaatgcccaaaaaagtgaaaaaaaaacatatgtatataagtcagtcgctcctgagtataagtcgcccccccacccaaactatgaaaaaaaacgcgacttatagtccgaaaattacggtatatatataaccTTGTATCAGTATCTATTTACCATGGTGCTAATGTTGTCCTCTTTTTCCCTCCCACACCCACGCAGCCATTGCCATAATTGTAAGTGTGTTGGTGTTAGGAATTGTCGGTGCATGCATTTTCTGCTGTATGAAGAAACGAGCAAGAGGTAGATGCAACACAAAAGAAGTTTCTTAAACAAATGGGTGCTCTACTTATCTTGGTTTCCAAATTTGGTTTTGATTTGAATTAATCTTGCATCTTCTCTTTAGGTTCTGTTGGAAATGAGTCTAAAGCAGAGGTAAGTTTCATGTCAGCATTAAGTAAGAGTAAGAAGGAATGCTAAAATACATTTCAGGATATGAAGCAGGTGTGTTGAAATGTGTTCTTAAACTACAGCTGCACGTGCAGGACGGGAGAAATGAACAAACCCAAAGGGGATGCTCTGGTCTCACCTTTGCTCAGTCACTGGTGAGAGTTCAAAGCGCATCAGCTACGGTGGATGAGTGTCAAGCGCTGTGTGAAAGCCGCAACAGCTCTGCCAGCAGCTCCCAACAAAATCTAACCAGCCTGCCCCCTGCCCTTGCCACCCTTGCCGCCCCTGCCCAACGACCCTGTCAGCCCGATTTGAGGGTGAGAGCAGACCTGCTTCGTTTAAACTTCTTGCCATTTCTCTCTGCCTCTCACCTCTTCATGCCTTCTTGTTCTTCCACCTTTTTCACAGGCCTCTGCAAAATCtacgtttttattttaatgttgggTTTTCAGAGGTTAAAAAGGTAACTTTGTTTTCCAGTTCAGAGAGAATGAGATTGAAATATTGTAGAGTGTGAAACTTTCCATCACATCCATTTTATGTTGCACTTACTGTCgttagattcaagattcaagagttttttattcgccatgtttgagcgtgccaaacaaggaatttgacttcggtagagacacaccctctgttcaacatttaggtgactaacaacattcaggacatgtgaataatggcaaaaacagtgtagacaaattcaaaaaggtgtgaggagcaggatcgTTAGGGTCGTATTGTGGAGTGTGAATAGAATGGAATGTCTTTAATGACATTGGACAACAGGTACGTATACAACTAAGTTGGGATTGTTGGTGAGTTGCTTTCCATCAAGGTTGTAGTTCCAGTAGTGGCAGCAACAGGCAGGTAGACTGACGTTGTATATGGAATTGCACAAGATATTATACATATTAAGCATTTTAGCATATTGAAAATTGTATTGCACACGTTATCATGTCATATCGGACTGCAAATATAATATTCAAGGAGTGCATATGTAATAAGCGGCACATTGGGGGTACAAGGTTTAGTAAATTGCAGAATGGATGGTAACAGAAGTGCGTTGGCAGTTTTTACTTTCGgtttatttgattgattgattttttttgctgttgttcaGAGCATTTATGGAAGCTGACTGTAATGAGAACCTAAACCTTTGGTTTGCACTTagtaatgacaaaaaaaaagtcatgtcgAGATTATTCACACACTCGCAACGTATTTAGTTCACAGGGAATTGGGTCTCTTTTAGCTGGACATGACGTGGCAAGAGTCGAAAGCATTGCATTGCAGCATTTCTATTATTCATGCTGTTTTGCAGTTTAAACGTACTCCGAACAAAATGTGGTTGATTAGAATGGTACAAAAGATCATTTCCTCTAAATTGTCCGTTATGACCGCAGACGTGTACATATACTAGTAATATAAAGAAAAAGATTTTAATCTGTCACAATAGATTATT
This genomic window contains:
- the hdr gene encoding hematopoietic death receptor isoform X4, translating into MNRFPFVISILIGLFASTASFPWADLDLYIRTQREVRCKDEEYRSGNICCLKCPAGTHLKSACTTPGEVGQCEECEDGTHTQHANDFTRCSRCTLCRSDQVIFRPCSHTQDAECHCKAGGFCDPEEACETCIKCSSCEKDKEVVRNCTATSNTECKEIPTQSNSSSGIVEGAAASTLAPLSLQTRTPNTTHTYHLFTCAIAIIVSVLVLGIVGACIFCCMKKRARGSVGNESKAELHVQDGRNEQTQRGCSGLTFAQSLEDEPFPELIPVNGVDSLRKCFEYFEEVDIDYYKRFFRELDLHGNVIRSKDQLTYEDRIHELLNIWVEKEGKDASLNDLLKALLKFDQRRTAETIKEKALENGHYVLASKSF
- the hdr gene encoding hematopoietic death receptor isoform X1, with amino-acid sequence MNRFPFVISILIGLFASTASFPWADLDLYIRTQREVRCKDEEYRSGNICCLKCPAGTHLKSACTTPGEVGQCEECEDGTHTQHANDFTRCSRCTLCRSDQVIFRPCSHTQDAECHCKAGGFCDPEEACETCIKCSSCEKDKEVVRNCTATSNTECKEIPTQSNSSSGIVEGAAASTLAPLSLQTRTPNTTHTYHLFTCAIAIIVSVLVLGIVGACIFCCMKKRARGSVGNESKAELHVQDGRNEQTQRGCSGLTFAQSLVRVQSASATVDECQALCESRNSSASSSQQNLTSLPPALATLAAPAQRPCQPDLREDEPFPELIPVNGVDSLRKCFEYFEEVDIDYYKRFFRELDLHGNVIRSKDQLTYEDRIHELLNIWVEKEGKDASLNDLLKALLKFDQRRTAETIKEKALENGHYVLASKSF
- the hdr gene encoding hematopoietic death receptor isoform X5, producing the protein MNRFPFVISILIGLFASTASFPWADLDLYIRTQREVRCKDEEYRSGNICCLKCPAGTHLKSACTTPGEVGQCEECEDGTHTQHANDFTRCSRCTLCRSDQVIFRPCSHTQDAECHCKAGGFCDPEEACETCIKCSSCEKDKEVVRNCTATSNTECKEIPTQSNSSSGIVEGAAASTLAPLSLQTRTPNTTHTYHLFTCAIAIIVSVLVLGIVGACIFCCMKKRARGSVGNESKAEEDEPFPELIPVNGVDSLRKCFEYFEEVDIDYYKRFFRELDLHGNVIRSKDQLTYEDRIHELLNIWVEKEGKDASLNDLLKALLKFDQRRTAETIKEKALENGHYVLASKSF
- the hdr gene encoding hematopoietic death receptor isoform X2; amino-acid sequence: MNRFPFVISILIGLFASTASFPWADLDLYIRTQREVRCKDEEYRSGNICCLKCPAGTHLKSACTTPGEVGQCEECEDGTHTQHANDFTRCSRCTLCRSDQVIFRPCSHTQDAECHCKAGGFCDPEEACETCIKCSSCEKDKEVVRNCTATSNTECKEIPTQSNSSSGIVEAIAIIVSVLVLGIVGACIFCCMKKRARGSVGNESKAELHVQDGRNEQTQRGCSGLTFAQSLVRVQSASATVDECQALCESRNSSASSSQQNLTSLPPALATLAAPAQRPCQPDLREDEPFPELIPVNGVDSLRKCFEYFEEVDIDYYKRFFRELDLHGNVIRSKDQLTYEDRIHELLNIWVEKEGKDASLNDLLKALLKFDQRRTAETIKEKALENGHYVLASKSF
- the hdr gene encoding hematopoietic death receptor isoform X3; amino-acid sequence: MNRFPFVISILIGLFASTASFPWADLDLYIRTQREVRCKDEEYRSGNICCLKCPAGTHLKSACTTPGEVGQCEECEDGTHTQHANDFTRCSRCTLCRSDQVIFRPCSHTQDAECHCKAGGFCDPEEACETCIKCSSCEKDKEVVRNCTATSNTECKEIPTQSNSSSAIAIIVSVLVLGIVGACIFCCMKKRARGSVGNESKAELHVQDGRNEQTQRGCSGLTFAQSLVRVQSASATVDECQALCESRNSSASSSQQNLTSLPPALATLAAPAQRPCQPDLREDEPFPELIPVNGVDSLRKCFEYFEEVDIDYYKRFFRELDLHGNVIRSKDQLTYEDRIHELLNIWVEKEGKDASLNDLLKALLKFDQRRTAETIKEKALENGHYVLASKSF